A window of Xyrauchen texanus isolate HMW12.3.18 chromosome 10, RBS_HiC_50CHRs, whole genome shotgun sequence contains these coding sequences:
- the LOC127650186 gene encoding thyroid hormone receptor-associated protein 3-like — protein MSKPPNSASHSQSRSRSRSRSRSYTRSHSRSRSRSRSRKRRYSSRSRSRSHSKERNYSTRDFQGNRGYNRGFRGYRRPFQYNRGRGRGYFPRGNYHRGGGTYGYRSNNWHGHRDQQQPYDHSYSPRRGRSRSHSPRKRTRSRSRSRHSDRSSSGHSRRSSSSSHSSSPRRRNSSAGRIHSKDAKGRISPGESKGSTKEASKPAGSTPDESASKWEGLSDYDGSPKRSGSAISTGGQSEAKVSLSGGAGNGGSLWRSIGPANKSPPAKESTSTSFGFFSKEETKAEDKSASISTAFKKFLAEKKKPSSDRDNGRDEALSTGDADNEKSSVKSRGIFDTTDSGYDGSKTDKGLPFLDLEEEEYRQEMKDRKNEEESKYKDKVPLSLRDFSEERFGKWDDSVYLSNKASSRRDEDVEEELDVELYRSRKHATRKEEKAAKKKEKKKSRISPSSLSPSKGRPVFPAGRESSPPAKSSVKREPKFNFSVKAFTDEGESSSGALGKERHLSRDLVHPGKKDHEEFRSIFQHIQAAQIRRSPSELFAQHIVTIVHHIKAQHFQSSGMTLNERFGLYQRKAAEMEMTKPKKSPEIHRRIDVSPSAFKKHSHLFEDFEESGYKDHGKKHEGDSLDLRLDIERRKKDPKRDGGKSSAGSRTPSHELSPDRSSKHKKSKKSKKKRERSPSSSSSSSSSPSPRLYRGREFHGEEFMEGGGGFNKARLGSREYLGPVERGGPRDYEGHMDRGYERGRGGYDRGGYDRGRGGYDRGFPRMRGRGWNRGNFPGNNPNNNPQNMAAPPRPQDEEWDPEYTPKSRKYFQHDDRDKEGELKWLETRGRGRGNFPRGRGTFMIRKSGGSPKWTHDKFQCNAEQGDMGDGITEHILKDDDKSGENTTSKP, from the exons TTCCAGATCAAGATCCCGTTCACATAGCAAGGAGAGGAACTACTCTACCAGAGATTTTCAGGGCAATCGCGGATATAATCGTGGTTTCCGTGGCTACCGGAGGCCGTTCCAGTACAACCGGGGCAGAGGGCGTGGCTACTTCCCGCGAGGCAACTATCACAGAGGTGGTGGCACCTATGGTTACCGTTCCAACAACTGGCATGGCCATAGAGACCAGCAGCAGCCATACGACCATTCTTACAGTCCCAGGAGGGGGCGCTCTCGGTCCCACTCGCCCCGTAAGCGCACAAGAAGTAGAAGCAGATCGCGCCATTCTGACAGATCGTCCTCTGGGCATTCCAGACGCTCAAGCTCCTCCTCCCACTCCTCTTCTCCACGACGACGCAACTCTAGCGCCGGAAGAATCCATTCAAAAGATGCCAAGGGAAGGATCTCACCTGGCGAGAGTAAGGGATCCACCAAGGAAGCATCCAAGCCTGCGGGAAGTACCCCTGACGAATCTGCCAGTAAATGGGAAGGCCTGAGCGATTATGATGGCAGCCCCAAACGCTCGGGCAGTGCAATATCTACCGGCGGTCAGTCAGAGGCTAAAGTGTCCCTTTCTGGAGGTGCTGGCAATGGTGGTTCACTGTGGCGGAGCATCGGTCCTGCCAACAAAAGCCCGCCGGCAAAGGAGTCAACTTCAACTAGCTTTGGCTTCTTTTCCAAGGAAGAAACGAAGGCAGAGGACAAGTCCGCCTCCATCTCGACTGCTTTCAAAAA GTTTTTGGCAGAAAAGAAAAAGCCCTCGTCAGACAGGGATAATGGCAGGGATGAAGCTTTATCCACGGGAGACGCTGACAATGAAAAGAGCAGCGTTAAATCTAGAGGCATTTTCGACACAACGGATTCTGGCTATGATGGCTCAAAGACTGATAAAGGACTTCCTTTTCTCGACCTTGAGGAGGAGGAGTACCGCCAGGAAATGAAAGATAGGAAGAATGAGGAAGAGTCCAAGTATAAAGACAAAGTCCCCCTCTCATTGCGAGACTTTAGCGAGGAGCGTTTCGGCAAATGGGACGACTCTGTCTATCTCTCCAACAAAGCTTCGTCACGGAGGGATGAAGACGTCGAGGAGGAACTGGATGTGGAACTTTACCGCAGTCGGAAGCACGCGACAAGGAAGGAAGAGAAGGCCGccaagaagaaagaaaagaaaaagagcagGATAAGTCCGTCCTCTCTGTCACCCTCTAAAGGCAGGCCAGTGTTCCCAGCTGGAAGAGAGTCCTCACCCCCAGCTAAATCCTCAGTGAAGAGAGAACCAAAGTTTAATTTCAGTGTAAAAGCATTTACTGATGAAGGAGAGAG CTCATCAGGTGCATTAGGTAAAGAAAGACATTTATCACGGGATCTCGTGCACCCTGGTAAAAAAGATCACGAGGAGTTTCGCTCAATCTTCCAACATATTCAGGCTGCTCAGATTCGCAGGAGCCCTTCAGAGCTATTTGCTCAACACATAGTCACCATAGTACATCATATTAAAG CTCAACATTTCCAGTCATCTGGGATGACTCTGAATGAGCGATTTGGATTATACCAAAGAAAAGCGGCAGAGATGGAAATGACGAAGCCAAAGAAGAGTCCTGAGATCCACAG gagaaTCGATGTGTCTCCCAGTGCTTTTAAGAAGCACTCTCACCTGTTTGAGGATTTCGAAGAGAGCGGCTACAAG GATCATGGTAAAAAGCATGAAGGTGATTCATTGGACCTTCGATTGGATATTGAGCGCCGTAAAAAGGACCCTAAACGAGACGGGGGAAAGAGTTCAGCTGGGTCACGGACGCCTAGCCATGAGCTCTCCCCTGACAGATCCTCCAAACACAAGAAGTCAAA GAAAAGCAAGAAGAAACGAGAGCGCTctccttcctcttcctcctcttcatctTCCTCTCCCTCCCCTCGTTTGTACAGAGGGAGGGAGTTCCATGGGGAGGagtttatggagggaggagggggGTTTAATAAGGCTCGTCTGGGGTCCAGGGAGTATCTCGGGCCCGTGGAGCGCGGCGGCCCTCGGGACTATGAGGGTCATATGGACAGGGGTTATGAGAGGGGCAGAGGAGGTTACGATCGAGGAGGATACGACAGGGGTCGAGGGGGTTATGACAGAGGATTT CCTAGAATGAGAGGTAGAGGATGGAATAGAGGAAATTTCCCTGGCAACAACCCCAACAATAACCCTCAGAATATGGCCGCCCCCCCACGCCCCCAAGATGAGGAGTGGGACCCTGAATACACCCCCAAGAGTCGGAAGTACTTCCAG CATGACGATCGGGACAAGGAAGGTGAATTGAAGTGGTTGGAAACTCGTGGGCGAGGCAGAGGAAATTTCCCACGCGGCAGAGGCACTTTCATGATTCGCAAGAGTGGCGGCAGCCCCAAATGGACCCACGACAAGTTCCAGTGTAACGCTGAGCAGGGAGACATGGGAGATGGCATCACAGAGCACATCCTCAAAGATGACGACAAGTCAGGGGAAAACACTACTTCCAAGCCATAG
- the LOC127650205 gene encoding protein eva-1 homolog B-like, whose protein sequence is MNPIQKDMELLSHSMATYAHIKENMESFALYFMLGVCSGLLLALVLLILGIACRPLLKKKTPSLPDKRHVKESSKEEEGKDEEESEAGDVEDLEVHTVTMSPMSDQSEWNGTIKSVNVFTSAEELERARRLEERERIVREIWWNGQPDILVTGSGTLGRVHYC, encoded by the exons ATGAACCCAATTCAGAAAGACATGGAGCTGCTGAGTCACAGCATGGCTACTTATGCCCATATAAAAG AAAACATGGAGAGTTTTGCGCTGTACTTCATGTTGGGCGTATGTTCCGGTCTTCTCCTGGCCCTGGTCCTCCTGATCCTAGGCATCGCCTGCAGACCACTCTTAAAGAAAAAGACACCCTCTTTACCAGACAAGAGACACGTTAAAGAGTCCAGCAAGGAAGAGGAAGGCAAGGATGAGGAGGAAAGTGAAGCTGGAGATGTTGAGGACTTAGAAGTCCATACAGTCACCATGAGCCCCATGAGCGATCAGAGTGAGTGGAATGGGACTATTAAGAGCGTTAACGTCTTTACTTCAGCAGAGGAGCTGGAGAGAGCCAGGCGATTGGAGGAGAGAGAACGTATCGTCAGGGAGATCTGGTGGAACGGACAGCCAGATATTTTGGTGACCGGCTCGGGCACGCTTGGTCGAGTTCACTATTGCTAG